In Populus nigra chromosome 10, ddPopNigr1.1, whole genome shotgun sequence, the following proteins share a genomic window:
- the LOC133705260 gene encoding glutamine synthetase leaf isozyme, chloroplastic-like, with product MAQILAPSSQWQMRIAKNSAPASPMTAKMWSSLVLKQNKKGTAKSSAKFRVFAVKSENGTINRMEDLLNLDLTPYTNNFIAEYIWIGGSGIDLRSKSRTISKPIEHPSELPKWNYDGSSTGQAPGEDSEVILYPQAIFKDPFRGGNNILVMCDTYTPQGEPIPTNKRHRAAEIFSNKKVVDEVPWFGIEQEYTLLQTNVKWPLGWPVGGYPGPQGPYYCGAGADKSFGRDISDAHYKACLYAGINVSGTNGEVMPGQWEYQVGPSVGIDAGDHIWISRYILERITEQAGVVLSLDPKPIEGDWNGAGCHTNYSTKTMREEGGYEAIKKAILNLSLRHKEHISAYGEGNERRLTGKHETASIDTFSWGVANRGCSIRVGRETEKQGKGYLEDRRPASNMDPYVVTALLAETTILYEPTLEAEALAAQKLSMNV from the exons ATGGCACAGATTCTGGCGCCTTCTTCACAATGGCAGATGAGAATAGCAAAGAACTCAGCACCCGCAAGTCCCATGACTGCAAAGATGTGGAGTTCTCTAGTTTTGAAGCAGAACAAGAAAGGAACAGCTAAAAGCTCTGCTAAATTTAGAGTGTTCGCCGTCAAGTCTGAGAACGGCACTATCAATAGGATGGAGGATCTTCTAAATTTAGATCTTACTCCGTACACTAACAATTTCATTGCTGAGTACATCTG GATTGGAGGATCTGGCATTGATCTTCGTAGCAAGTCAAGG ACAATTTCAAAGCCTATAGAACATCCATCTGAGCTTCCCAAGTGGAACTATGATGGATCAAGTACTGGACAAGCACCAGGAGAGGATAGCGAGGTCATTCTATA TCCCCAGGCAATTTTCAAGGACCCATTCCGTGGAGGAAACAACATCTTG GTTATGTGTGATACATACACTCCACAAGGTGAGCCCATCCCTACAAACAAACGCCATCGGGCTGCTGAGATTTTCAGCAACAAGAAGGTTGTAGATGAAGTTCCATG GTTTGGGATAGAGCAAGAGTACACCTTGCTTCAAACAAATGTAAAGTGGCCTTTGGGCTGGCCTGTTGGAGGTTATCCTGGTCCTCAG GGTCCTTATTATTGTGGAGCTGGCGCTGATAAATCGTTTGGTCGTGACATATCTGATGCACATTATAAGGCTTGTTTAtatgctggaattaatgtgagcGGCACCAATGGGGAGGTTATGCCAGGCCAG TGGGAATATCAGGTGGGTCCTAGTGTGGGCATTGATGCTGGAGATCATATCTGGATTTCAAGATACATTCTAGAG AGAATCACTGAACAAGCTGGTGTCGTGCTCTCACTCGATCCAAAACCAATAGAG GGTGATTGGAATGGTGCTGGATGCCACACCAATTACAG CACAAAGACCATGAGGGAGGAAGGAGGCTATGAAGCAATAAAGAAGGCAATCTTAAATCTGTCACTTCGCCATAAGGAACACATTAGTGCTTATGGTGAAGGAAATGAGAGAAGGTTGACAGGAAAGCATGAAACAGCAAGCATTGACACATTTTCCTGG GGAGTGGCTAATCGTGGCTGTTCCATCCGGGTGGGACGTGAAACTGAGAAGCAAGGAAAAG GTTACTTGGAGGATAGACGTCCAGCCTCAAACATGGACCCTTATGTCGTGACTGCGCTACTGGCTGAGACTACAATTTTGTACGAACCAACACTTGAGGCTGAAGCTCTTGCTGCTCAGAAGCTGTCTATGAATGTCTGA